Proteins encoded together in one Rhodospirillaceae bacterium window:
- the iolE gene encoding myo-inosose-2 dehydratase, whose product MSVTLGINPIGWTNDCMAWLGDLIPLDVLLREARATGFSGVELGRKYPRQPKKLKALLDRHDLKLVSGWYSARLLERDTKAEIAAMADHLALMKGCGAKVMVFAETTGDIVLNVAAGFSQRPKVANAAQWKTLGRRMTEVADYMLGQGVQMAVHHHMGTPIESAEDVNRLMENTGPAVGLLLDTGHMTVAGGDPVAVARKHAARIVHVHCKDIRRYALEACRRRDTSFSEAVLCGLFTAPGDGIVDYAKIFAILAKANYKGWLVQEAEQDPRIANPKIYAELGNAHLRKLAQAAKLRVSDS is encoded by the coding sequence ATGAGCGTCACTCTCGGCATCAACCCCATCGGCTGGACCAATGATTGCATGGCCTGGCTGGGCGACCTTATCCCGCTCGACGTGCTGTTGCGGGAAGCGCGCGCGACGGGGTTCAGCGGCGTGGAACTGGGCAGGAAATATCCGCGCCAACCCAAGAAATTGAAGGCGTTGCTTGACCGCCACGACCTCAAGCTCGTTTCCGGTTGGTATTCTGCGCGCCTGCTGGAGCGCGATACCAAGGCGGAGATCGCCGCTATGGCCGATCATCTCGCCCTGATGAAAGGTTGCGGGGCCAAGGTGATGGTCTTTGCCGAGACGACCGGCGACATCGTGCTCAATGTCGCAGCCGGATTCTCGCAGCGGCCGAAAGTTGCCAATGCCGCGCAATGGAAGACCCTGGGCCGACGGATGACCGAGGTTGCCGACTACATGCTGGGTCAAGGCGTGCAGATGGCGGTGCATCATCATATGGGAACGCCGATCGAAAGCGCCGAGGATGTCAACCGCCTGATGGAAAATACCGGTCCGGCTGTCGGCCTGCTGCTCGACACCGGGCATATGACCGTCGCGGGCGGAGACCCCGTCGCGGTCGCCCGCAAGCATGCCGCCCGCATCGTCCACGTGCATTGCAAGGACATCCGCCGCTATGCCCTTGAGGCCTGCCGTCGGCGCGACACCAGCTTCTCGGAGGCGGTTCTCTGCGGGCTGTTCACGGCACCCGGCGACGGCATTGTCGACTATGCCAAGATCTTCGCCATTCTGGCCAAGGCCAATTACAAAGGTTGGCTGGTGCAGGAGGCGGAACAGGATCCGCGCATTGCCAATCCCAAGATCTATGCCGAGCTGGGCAACGCCCATTTGCGCAAGCTCGCCCAAGCTGCCAAGCTGCGCGTCAGTGACAGTTGA
- a CDS encoding MurR/RpiR family transcriptional regulator, with protein MPKSRAALLPSSEDKFCRLDGPELFFHYDCLVLVPFSRRVSALIWDDGRGINHAAQPGSDRVERTYESLKQQIAERHDQLPKRLRQIAEFTMEMPDFVALETVANIAGRAKVQPSSLIRFAKLFGFDGFSDMQQVFRSRLIDRVVSYGERIRAAETDDTHHQSPKGVLEQLIDADSASLERLRRDIPSVDLDRVADLLATARIIGVTAQRRSFPVAAYLSYALSHLGQRAVLLDSIGGMSGEQARLLSAEDALIAVSFSPYAPETLSVVAQAKAQGARIIAITDKGLSPLVSLADIRFEVEEAQIKGIRSLTATTCLAVALVLALGHRLEAAVGRGGETARKVAKQRRR; from the coding sequence ATGCCGAAATCCAGGGCGGCTCTGTTGCCGTCGAGCGAAGACAAATTCTGTAGACTGGACGGTCCGGAACTTTTCTTCCATTATGATTGCCTCGTCCTTGTGCCATTTTCCCGGCGCGTTTCGGCCTTGATTTGGGATGACGGGCGCGGCATCAACCACGCCGCACAGCCTGGGAGTGATAGGGTGGAACGGACTTACGAGTCGCTGAAGCAGCAAATCGCCGAACGGCATGATCAATTGCCCAAGCGGCTGCGCCAGATCGCTGAATTCACGATGGAAATGCCCGATTTCGTGGCGCTGGAAACCGTCGCCAATATCGCCGGTCGCGCCAAGGTGCAGCCATCGAGCCTGATCCGCTTTGCAAAATTGTTCGGCTTCGACGGTTTCAGCGACATGCAGCAGGTGTTCCGCTCGCGCCTGATCGACCGCGTGGTGAGCTATGGTGAACGTATCCGCGCGGCGGAAACCGACGACACGCACCATCAATCGCCCAAGGGCGTGCTCGAACAACTCATTGACGCGGATTCCGCCTCGCTCGAACGCCTGCGGCGGGACATTCCGTCAGTCGACCTCGACCGCGTCGCGGATCTGCTGGCAACGGCCCGCATCATCGGAGTGACCGCGCAGAGGCGGTCCTTTCCGGTCGCTGCCTATCTCTCCTATGCCCTGAGTCATCTCGGTCAGCGCGCCGTCCTTCTCGACAGTATCGGCGGCATGAGCGGCGAGCAGGCGCGCCTGCTCTCGGCCGAGGACGCGCTCATTGCCGTCAGCTTCTCGCCCTATGCACCGGAGACATTGTCGGTGGTGGCGCAAGCCAAGGCGCAGGGCGCGCGCATCATTGCCATTACCGATAAGGGGCTGAGCCCGCTGGTCTCGCTGGCCGATATCCGCTTTGAAGTCGAGGAAGCGCAGATCAAGGGTATTCGTTCCCTGACCGCCACGACTTGCCTTGCCGTGGCCCTTGTCCTGGCGCTCGGGCACCGGCTTGAGGCCGCGGTCGGTCGTGGCGGCGAAACCGCCCGCAAGGTCGCCAAACAGCGCCGCCGCTAG
- a CDS encoding Gfo/Idh/MocA family oxidoreductase: protein MARLRIGVFGAGMVAQVEHVPNLLHLREQFDLVAVADPSAKARAFMADRFNLATDPSLDDLLGRKLDALLIAAPDFCHVGGVEKALAAGLHVLVEKPLCYDPADADRLSALQAETGRIVQVAYMKRFDASYVAALELVAGLGERLRYISVEKTEPADIYQMGHHRYQASDDVAPDLIAAGRAETQRQVTAALGRSISGAPYRAYTGAFCSSLVHDVNLVHGLLDHMGLAKVEVAAAQVFAGAEGASATLHVNGAQALWQMTHLAVPQLADYRERVALHFDDRIVELVFPAPYLNHQPTRLLLRHSKGHRYEQSEIRDGYEEPYLAELVGFWAAIMNGSPVRTGIADARRDMVLIAEMGRLVANS, encoded by the coding sequence ATGGCGCGCTTGCGGATCGGTGTTTTTGGTGCCGGCATGGTCGCTCAGGTCGAGCATGTACCGAACCTGTTGCATCTGCGGGAGCAGTTCGACCTTGTGGCTGTGGCCGATCCATCGGCCAAGGCACGCGCCTTCATGGCCGACCGCTTCAACCTCGCGACCGACCCGTCGCTCGATGATCTGCTCGGCCGCAAACTTGATGCGCTGCTGATTGCGGCGCCGGATTTCTGTCATGTCGGCGGGGTGGAGAAGGCACTGGCGGCAGGTCTTCATGTTCTGGTCGAAAAGCCGCTTTGCTACGACCCGGCGGATGCGGATCGCTTGAGCGCGCTTCAGGCCGAAACCGGCAGGATCGTGCAGGTGGCCTATATGAAGCGCTTCGATGCCAGTTATGTGGCCGCGTTGGAGCTGGTCGCCGGACTGGGTGAACGATTGCGCTATATCTCGGTCGAGAAGACCGAACCTGCCGACATCTACCAGATGGGCCATCATCGCTACCAGGCCAGCGACGACGTGGCGCCGGATCTGATCGCAGCCGGGCGCGCCGAAACCCAGCGCCAGGTGACGGCGGCACTGGGCCGATCGATATCAGGCGCGCCCTATCGCGCCTATACCGGCGCCTTCTGCTCGAGCCTCGTCCACGACGTCAATCTGGTCCATGGCCTGCTCGATCATATGGGACTTGCCAAGGTCGAGGTCGCGGCGGCGCAGGTCTTTGCCGGGGCCGAAGGGGCCAGCGCCACGCTGCACGTCAATGGCGCCCAGGCCCTGTGGCAGATGACGCATCTCGCCGTCCCACAGCTTGCTGACTATCGCGAAAGAGTGGCGCTTCACTTTGACGACCGCATCGTCGAGCTGGTTTTCCCGGCCCCCTATCTCAACCATCAGCCCACCCGCCTCTTGCTGAGGCACTCGAAGGGGCACCGCTACGAACAATCGGAGATCCGCGACGGCTATGAGGAACCTTATCTGGCGGAACTGGTGGGCTTTTGGGCAGCCATCATGAATGGTTCGCCAGTGCGCACCGGCATTGCCGATGCGCGCCGTGACATGGTGCTGATTGCCGAGATGGGGCGCCTGGTGGCGAATTCCTAG
- the iolC gene encoding 5-dehydro-2-deoxygluconokinase produces the protein MKFLSAEQRQLDVITIGRSSVDLYGQQIGGRLEDMASFAKYVGGCPTNIAVGAARLGLRSALISRVGNEHMGRFILEQLTVEGVDTRGVATDPSRLTALVILGIRDKTQFPLIFYRENCADMALDSADIDPAFIAESRAVLVTGTHFSRPNLAAASRRALELARANGALAILDIDYRPVLWGIGGHGSGEVRFVDDAATSAHLQSILPACDIVVGTEEEIHIAGGSTDTRAALRRIRALTGALIVMKRGPLGCVAYPDAIPEDLESGMVDRGFPVEVYNVLGAGDGFMSGLLRGLLGGEALPTALRMANACGALVVSRHGCAPASPTWRELRHFLDHPSSTPALRHDPVLNDLHWTTTRRRALPEICALAFDHRVQLERLADQVGAPHTRIPVLKRLIYDGAAKAFGADPAFGIILDGRFGSDVLAYATGRGHWIARPVELPEQIPLMFEGGRDIGSILREWPLEHTVKCLVYQKPDDSTAIWGPQEDRLLALFEACRQSGHELLLEIIPDKARPGDGAMVAAMIQRYYDRGLRPDWWKLAAPDDSAGWAAISDVVRRCDPDCRGVLLLGLDAPEPNLVRTLEIAALQPICRGFAIGRSVFSQPAELWLRGDLSDGGFVDEVAVRYRRLIDVWRSARRNSAAATPLAGNETS, from the coding sequence ATGAAGTTCCTGTCTGCAGAGCAACGTCAGCTGGACGTCATTACAATCGGCAGATCCTCTGTTGATCTCTACGGCCAGCAGATCGGTGGCCGCCTGGAAGACATGGCGTCCTTCGCCAAATATGTGGGCGGCTGCCCTACCAATATCGCCGTTGGCGCGGCGCGGCTCGGCCTGCGCTCGGCTCTCATCAGCCGGGTCGGCAATGAGCATATGGGACGCTTCATCCTTGAGCAATTGACGGTCGAAGGGGTCGATACGCGCGGCGTGGCGACGGATCCGTCGCGGCTGACCGCGCTGGTCATACTGGGAATCCGCGACAAGACTCAGTTTCCTTTGATTTTCTACCGGGAGAATTGCGCGGACATGGCCCTCGACAGCGCCGACATCGATCCCGCCTTCATCGCTGAATCCCGTGCTGTCCTCGTGACTGGCACGCATTTCTCGCGGCCCAATCTCGCAGCGGCCAGCCGGCGCGCCCTGGAGCTGGCCCGAGCGAACGGCGCCCTTGCGATTCTCGATATCGACTATCGCCCCGTCCTGTGGGGGATTGGCGGGCATGGCAGTGGCGAGGTGCGCTTCGTCGACGATGCCGCTACCAGCGCGCATCTGCAATCCATCCTGCCAGCCTGCGACATCGTGGTGGGAACCGAAGAAGAAATCCATATTGCCGGCGGTTCGACCGATACCCGGGCGGCCTTGCGACGGATCCGGGCCCTGACCGGCGCCTTGATCGTCATGAAACGGGGGCCGCTCGGTTGCGTGGCCTATCCCGATGCCATTCCCGAAGATCTGGAATCGGGCATGGTCGATCGTGGCTTTCCGGTCGAGGTTTATAACGTCCTTGGTGCCGGCGACGGTTTCATGAGCGGGCTGCTGCGTGGCCTGCTCGGGGGAGAGGCGCTTCCGACCGCCTTGCGGATGGCCAATGCCTGTGGCGCCCTGGTCGTCTCGCGGCACGGCTGCGCGCCAGCCAGTCCGACCTGGCGCGAGTTGCGTCATTTCCTAGATCATCCCAGTTCTACGCCGGCGCTGCGTCACGATCCGGTCCTCAACGACCTGCATTGGACAACCACCCGCCGACGGGCATTGCCCGAGATATGCGCCCTGGCCTTCGACCACCGGGTCCAACTGGAACGCCTGGCCGATCAGGTGGGCGCACCACATACCCGCATCCCGGTCCTCAAGCGCCTGATCTATGACGGTGCGGCAAAGGCATTCGGCGCCGATCCCGCCTTTGGCATCATCCTGGATGGCCGATTTGGCAGCGATGTCCTTGCCTATGCCACAGGTCGGGGGCATTGGATTGCCCGGCCGGTGGAACTGCCGGAGCAGATCCCGCTGATGTTCGAGGGTGGCCGGGACATCGGCAGCATCCTGCGGGAATGGCCGCTGGAACACACGGTCAAATGCCTCGTCTACCAGAAGCCGGACGATTCGACCGCGATCTGGGGGCCGCAGGAAGATCGCCTGCTGGCGCTGTTCGAGGCCTGCCGTCAGAGCGGCCATGAATTGCTGCTGGAGATCATCCCGGACAAGGCACGACCGGGTGACGGCGCCATGGTCGCCGCCATGATCCAGCGCTACTATGACCGCGGATTGCGGCCGGATTGGTGGAAGCTGGCGGCGCCCGACGATTCAGCCGGTTGGGCCGCCATCAGCGATGTCGTGCGCCGTTGCGATCCGGATTGCCGTGGGGTGCTGCTGTTGGGGCTGGATGCGCCGGAACCCAATCTGGTCCGCACCCTGGAGATTGCGGCGCTGCAACCGATCTGCCGCGGATTTGCGATCGGCCGCTCGGTCTTCTCGCAGCCAGCGGAATTGTGGTTGCGGGGCGACCTCAGCGATGGCGGATTCGTCGATGAAGTTGCCGTTCGGTATCGCCGTTTGATTGATGTCTGGCGCAGCGCCCGCAGAAACAGCGCCGCTGCCACGCCGCTAGCAGGAAACGAAACATCATGA
- a CDS encoding phytanoyl-CoA dioxygenase family protein, translated as MADSPVRHNARPAALRGPGIGSARAGARYRRDGFVVLPQVFSASQIRKLRAETASICRGERGAVRGASKDLQREPDDSVIRRFLCIHHPHKLSRLMRKAVMHPDIVDLLGAAIGPTVKCMQSMLFVKGPGKPGQPWHQDEFFIPTRCRSRGGVWVALDDATVAKGCLWVIPKSHTSGVIYPTRPLADARFDGSPVAYGFPGGDKMARPVPVAAGGVVLFNGYLLHQSLPNTTADNFRRALVFHVMSGESLLPWNDEGRMPPCDDMRDIFMVRGKDPYAWKGTTEVLEPYLRETSY; from the coding sequence ATGGCTGACAGTCCGGTCAGGCATAACGCTCGACCGGCCGCGCTGCGTGGACCCGGGATCGGGTCGGCCAGGGCTGGTGCGCGCTATCGCCGCGATGGTTTCGTCGTGCTGCCGCAGGTGTTCTCCGCCAGCCAGATCCGCAAGCTGCGAGCCGAGACCGCGTCGATATGCCGGGGCGAAAGAGGCGCTGTCCGAGGTGCATCCAAGGATCTGCAGCGGGAGCCGGACGATTCCGTCATCCGTCGCTTCCTTTGCATTCATCACCCGCACAAGCTTTCGCGCCTGATGCGCAAGGCTGTGATGCATCCGGATATCGTCGATCTGCTGGGCGCGGCCATCGGGCCGACTGTCAAATGCATGCAATCCATGCTGTTCGTCAAAGGACCTGGCAAGCCCGGTCAGCCATGGCATCAGGACGAATTTTTCATTCCCACCCGCTGCCGCTCGCGGGGCGGTGTCTGGGTCGCGCTCGATGACGCGACCGTTGCGAAGGGTTGCCTGTGGGTCATTCCGAAATCCCACACTTCCGGGGTGATCTATCCGACGCGTCCGCTCGCGGATGCCAGGTTCGATGGCAGCCCCGTCGCATATGGCTTCCCGGGTGGTGACAAGATGGCGCGACCGGTACCTGTCGCTGCCGGTGGCGTCGTCTTGTTTAACGGCTATCTGCTGCATCAGTCGCTACCCAATACGACAGCGGACAATTTTCGCCGCGCCCTGGTGTTTCATGTCATGAGCGGGGAATCGCTGCTGCCGTGGAATGACGAAGGGCGGATGCCCCCTTGCGACGACATGCGCGACATTTTCATGGTGCGGGGCAAGGACCCCTATGCCTGGAAAGGCACCACCGAAGTCCTGGAACCCTATCTGCGCGAGACGAGCTACTGA
- the iolB gene encoding 5-deoxy-glucuronate isomerase, translating into MASIGTPGFARDLLVKAKAPDASGRVHHITPEIAHWRHVGFDLYRLHDGQQVAIPGDGRERCLVLVGGHADIAAGGERFAHIGERSTPFEGKAPYAVYVPAGVASSVTAIGELELAVCSAPGQAQDVTGGQSGVRLIRPEDVGYEERGRGSNIRHVYNILPESAVADSLLVVEVVTPGGNWSSYPPHKHDTATPPQETQLEETYYHRLNPPQGFAFQRVYTDDRSIDQTMAVENRDLVLVPRGYHPVGAPHGYDLYYLNVMAGPERRWCFKNDPQHEWMLQRPK; encoded by the coding sequence ATGGCATCGATCGGCACTCCTGGTTTCGCCCGCGATCTGCTCGTCAAGGCCAAGGCGCCGGACGCCAGCGGCCGGGTCCATCATATTACACCGGAGATAGCTCATTGGCGCCATGTCGGCTTCGATCTTTATCGGTTGCACGATGGCCAGCAGGTCGCCATTCCAGGCGATGGGCGCGAGCGATGCCTGGTGCTGGTCGGCGGCCATGCTGACATAGCGGCTGGTGGTGAAAGGTTCGCGCATATCGGCGAACGATCCACGCCTTTCGAAGGCAAGGCACCCTATGCGGTCTACGTGCCCGCCGGCGTTGCGTCTTCGGTAACGGCGATCGGCGAGCTTGAACTGGCCGTCTGTTCGGCGCCCGGCCAAGCCCAGGATGTGACCGGCGGCCAATCCGGCGTGCGGCTCATCCGGCCGGAGGACGTCGGCTATGAAGAGCGCGGCAGGGGCAGCAATATCCGCCATGTCTATAATATCCTGCCGGAATCGGCCGTGGCGGACAGTCTTCTGGTGGTCGAAGTGGTGACTCCGGGTGGCAATTGGTCCTCCTATCCGCCGCATAAGCATGACACGGCGACGCCGCCCCAGGAGACGCAGCTGGAGGAGACATATTATCATCGCCTCAACCCGCCTCAGGGGTTTGCCTTTCAGCGTGTCTATACCGACGACCGCAGCATCGATCAGACCATGGCGGTCGAGAATCGCGATCTGGTGCTGGTTCCAAGGGGGTACCACCCCGTCGGCGCGCCACATGGTTACGACCTCTACTACCTTAATGTGATGGCAGGTCCGGAGCGCCGTTGGTGCTTCAAGAACGATCCACAGCATGAATGGATGCTGCAGCGACCCAAGTGA
- a CDS encoding sugar ABC transporter substrate-binding protein, which translates to MSFMSKIAIGVTALMLSLPAVANADETRVVFVTHGQAADQYWSVVKKGMDDAAKTMGVKAEYLAPETFDMPAMQKLLDAAIASKPDGLVVSIPDENALSASVETAVKSGIPVIVIDSGGSALSKKLGALLFMGQSEYDAGVAAGARAKALGVQHGVCVNHEVGNVSLDDRCRGFKDGLGIDVPVLQGVMDPTEMKGRIAAHLTSHPDTDFVLTVGSAGADPALAAIEEAGLSGKLKTGTFDLSPTILQAVADGKMEWGIDAQQYLMGYFPVMAFDLMKRYKLVPIADFPTGPGFVGKAEASTVIDLAKQGVR; encoded by the coding sequence ATGAGCTTCATGAGCAAGATTGCCATCGGCGTCACAGCCCTGATGCTGTCGCTGCCGGCAGTTGCGAATGCCGACGAGACCCGGGTCGTCTTCGTGACCCATGGCCAGGCGGCGGATCAATATTGGTCGGTCGTCAAGAAGGGTATGGACGACGCCGCCAAGACGATGGGTGTCAAGGCAGAATACCTTGCCCCGGAAACCTTCGACATGCCGGCCATGCAGAAGCTGCTGGATGCGGCGATTGCCTCCAAGCCGGATGGACTGGTCGTGTCCATTCCCGATGAAAATGCGCTCTCGGCTTCCGTCGAGACTGCGGTCAAATCGGGTATTCCGGTGATTGTCATCGATTCGGGTGGATCGGCGCTTTCCAAGAAACTCGGCGCGCTGCTGTTCATGGGCCAGTCGGAATATGACGCCGGCGTCGCCGCCGGCGCACGTGCCAAGGCGCTTGGCGTCCAGCATGGCGTCTGTGTCAACCACGAGGTCGGCAATGTCAGTCTCGATGACCGTTGCCGTGGCTTCAAGGACGGCCTGGGGATCGACGTGCCGGTGCTGCAGGGTGTGATGGATCCGACCGAGATGAAGGGGCGCATTGCAGCCCATCTGACCAGTCATCCCGACACCGACTTCGTGCTGACGGTCGGGTCGGCCGGTGCCGATCCTGCCCTGGCCGCGATCGAAGAGGCCGGTCTCAGCGGCAAGCTGAAAACCGGCACGTTCGATCTGTCACCCACCATCCTGCAGGCGGTCGCCGACGGCAAGATGGAATGGGGCATTGATGCCCAGCAGTATCTGATGGGCTACTTCCCGGTCATGGCCTTCGATCTGATGAAGCGGTACAAGTTGGTGCCGATTGCTGATTTCCCGACGGGTCCGGGCTTCGTCGGCAAGGCTGAAGCATCAACCGTCATCGATCTCGCCAAGCAGGGCGTTCGCTGA
- a CDS encoding MmgE/PrpD family protein codes for MDHANSKTNPAAPILADFAAGLRDEDIPVQVLERAQQCLVDAIACAMFGQSLPWSKILLAQTGLDEKAGFLPLATSTSLTAIREAALAWGAQSHAFELDSLVQPSVGVHPGATVALPALAVAQACHASGRDLLRSIVAGFEVMHRVGTATLHSPEKRGFHAPGIVGPFGAAIAIGVLMGLDSGHLTQAMGIAGSLGAGLLAFSKAGSGGMVKRLHMGRAAESGILAAQLAAGGYEGPDTVLDGAFGVLEAYCNDHDAALLTAGLGSSWQTSSLAIKSFACHITAHIPVHMLRSLMARHGFTGHDIAALNLHVSDKVLSHHTARQPGDIMQVQYSVPYVVAVAAYRDPADPASFRSDVISDDNIKRLAELIVLEPLRDISGRRGPTELKITLRDGRQLEDAATSFLGCPDQPLSSDQLRAKFLVLTKDRIAEPERLFDSLMAISNNPDVSSLWTSGLR; via the coding sequence ATGGATCACGCCAATTCGAAGACAAACCCGGCTGCGCCTATCCTGGCAGATTTTGCCGCTGGCCTGCGCGACGAGGATATTCCGGTCCAGGTACTGGAACGAGCCCAGCAATGCCTCGTCGACGCCATCGCCTGCGCCATGTTCGGTCAGTCGCTGCCGTGGTCGAAGATCCTCCTGGCGCAGACCGGGCTTGATGAGAAGGCGGGCTTCTTGCCCCTCGCAACATCGACAAGCCTGACGGCGATCCGCGAGGCCGCTTTGGCCTGGGGCGCCCAATCGCATGCCTTCGAATTGGACAGCCTGGTTCAGCCAAGTGTCGGCGTTCATCCGGGCGCCACCGTGGCCCTTCCCGCTTTGGCCGTGGCGCAAGCCTGCCACGCGTCAGGGCGCGATCTGCTCAGATCCATCGTCGCAGGTTTCGAGGTGATGCACCGCGTCGGCACGGCAACGCTGCATTCGCCGGAAAAGCGCGGCTTTCACGCACCCGGCATTGTCGGCCCGTTCGGCGCGGCCATTGCAATCGGCGTCCTCATGGGTCTGGATTCCGGCCACCTCACCCAGGCGATGGGGATCGCCGGGTCACTCGGCGCCGGCCTCCTCGCCTTCAGCAAGGCTGGCAGCGGCGGCATGGTGAAGCGGTTGCATATGGGCCGCGCCGCGGAATCCGGCATCCTCGCCGCCCAGCTCGCGGCCGGCGGCTATGAAGGTCCGGACACGGTGCTCGACGGTGCGTTCGGCGTGCTGGAAGCCTATTGTAACGACCATGACGCAGCCTTGCTGACGGCGGGTCTTGGGTCAAGCTGGCAGACCAGCAGCCTCGCCATCAAGAGCTTCGCCTGCCACATCACCGCCCATATCCCTGTGCACATGCTGCGCTCGTTGATGGCGCGACATGGCTTCACCGGACATGATATCGCAGCCCTGAACCTGCATGTGTCAGACAAGGTGTTGTCGCACCACACAGCGCGGCAGCCGGGCGACATCATGCAGGTCCAGTACAGCGTTCCCTATGTGGTGGCGGTCGCGGCATACCGGGATCCGGCGGATCCAGCGAGCTTCCGGTCAGATGTAATTTCCGACGACAACATCAAACGCCTGGCTGAGCTGATCGTACTGGAACCTTTGCGCGACATCAGCGGGAGGCGGGGGCCGACCGAACTGAAGATCACGCTCCGGGACGGCCGGCAATTGGAAGATGCCGCCACCAGCTTTCTGGGTTGCCCAGACCAGCCACTCAGCTCTGATCAACTGCGTGCCAAATTCCTGGTGCTGACGAAAGACCGTATTGCCGAGCCGGAGCGCTTGTTCGACAGTCTCATGGCGATCAGCAACAATCCCGATGTGAGCTCTCTCTGGACATCCGGGCTACGCTGA
- a CDS encoding ABC transporter permease, whose translation MGAGGLPAPIGTAPDHPLNQHEGTISVVDERLREISPFSQALRRPELGAAAGTVLVVLFFLIFAGDSGLFSPRGVVNFLEVSAQLGILAVAVALLMIGGEFDLSLGSMVAFAGVIIAILSTQYGWPIWLCILTAFGAAIVVGFFNGWLVVRTALPSFIVTLATLFVLRGVALGMTRLITGRTQIPGIKELAAGDWLAPIFGGQFGGDFLLWLAGIGLIPLRPDGLPEVQGIPVSILWWLALSALATWVLLRTRFGNWIFAVGGDANAARNVGVPVARVKIRLFIMTACAATLFAAIQVLTVGSADTSRGLQKEFEAIIAVVIGGTLLTGGYGSAVGAMFGALIFGLVQMGIFYTGIDTDWFKAFMGVMLLVAVLFNNYIRHKASEARR comes from the coding sequence ATGGGAGCTGGCGGCTTGCCAGCTCCCATCGGGACGGCACCAGATCATCCACTCAACCAGCATGAGGGAACAATTTCCGTGGTAGACGAACGCCTCCGCGAGATCAGTCCATTCAGCCAGGCATTGCGTCGACCGGAACTCGGTGCCGCTGCTGGGACGGTCCTCGTCGTCCTGTTCTTCCTGATCTTCGCCGGTGACAGCGGCCTGTTCAGCCCGCGCGGCGTGGTGAACTTCCTCGAAGTCTCCGCCCAATTGGGAATTCTGGCTGTCGCCGTCGCCCTGCTGATGATTGGCGGCGAGTTCGACCTGTCGCTCGGATCGATGGTCGCCTTTGCCGGCGTCATCATCGCCATCCTCTCGACGCAATATGGCTGGCCGATCTGGCTATGCATATTGACCGCCTTCGGCGCCGCGATCGTTGTCGGCTTCTTCAACGGCTGGCTGGTGGTGCGGACGGCCTTGCCGTCCTTCATCGTGACCCTGGCAACGCTCTTTGTCCTGCGCGGCGTCGCCTTGGGCATGACGCGGCTGATCACGGGCCGGACCCAGATCCCGGGCATCAAGGAACTTGCGGCTGGTGATTGGCTGGCACCGATCTTCGGTGGGCAATTCGGTGGCGATTTCCTGCTCTGGCTGGCTGGGATCGGGCTCATTCCGCTGCGGCCGGACGGACTGCCGGAAGTACAGGGCATCCCGGTCTCAATCCTGTGGTGGCTCGCCCTATCGGCCCTGGCCACCTGGGTCCTGCTGCGCACCAGGTTCGGCAACTGGATCTTTGCTGTCGGCGGCGATGCCAACGCAGCGCGGAACGTGGGTGTGCCGGTGGCGCGGGTCAAGATCCGGCTGTTCATCATGACCGCCTGTGCTGCAACCCTGTTCGCAGCGATCCAGGTCCTCACCGTGGGGTCGGCGGACACTTCGCGCGGATTGCAAAAGGAATTCGAGGCGATCATCGCCGTGGTCATTGGCGGCACATTGCTCACGGGCGGCTACGGCTCGGCGGTGGGCGCGATGTTTGGTGCTCTCATCTTCGGTCTGGTGCAAATGGGCATTTTCTATACCGGAATCGACACCGATTGGTTCAAGGCCTTCATGGGCGTGATGCTGCTGGTGGCAGTTCTGTTCAACAACTACATCCGCCACAAGGCGTCGGAGGCACGTCGATGA